Proteins from one Impatiens glandulifera chromosome 2, dImpGla2.1, whole genome shotgun sequence genomic window:
- the LOC124924416 gene encoding uncharacterized protein LOC124924416, protein MTREETDPKTTIITGNLLIENILANTLIATGETHSFIIACFFQKAGLKPEESLMTYSISLPSGSHLNSNKIIKVCPVYNHNHKMLVDLVVVDMVGIDVILGMDWLFRYEAQINCNKKTVVLTDQYGKTFLFRAILAFKGKQLFLKGAPMVMSNNYAMIVGQKLKLKDIEVVRDYPSVFPNDISSLPPKRDVEFSITLKSRRLSISKAPYRLAPTEMKELKD, encoded by the coding sequence ATGACAAGGGAGGAGACCGACCCTAAGACCACGATCATCACAGGTAATCTtcttatagaaaatattttagcCAACACTTTGATAGCCACTGGAGAAACACATTCCTTTATTATTGcatgtttttttcaaaaagctGGTTTAAAACCTGAGGAATCTCTGATGACATATAGCATATCACTTCCTTCAGGATCTCACCTGAATTCTAATAAGATTATTAAAGTCTGCCCAGTTTATAATCATAACCATAAGATGTTAGTAGATCTTGTGGTAGTAGATATGGTAGGAATTGATGTGATCCTAGGTATGGACTGGCTATTCCGATATGAGGCGCAGATTAATTGTAATAAGAAGACGGTGGTGCTAACAGATCAGTATGGGAAGACCTTTCTATTTCGTGCGATTCTTGCATTTAAAGGGAAGCAGCTGTTTTTGAAAGGAGCCCCCATGGTGATGTCTAATAATTATGCTATGATAGTTGGGCAGAAACTCAAGTTAAAAGATATTGAAGTAGTAAGGGATTACCCTAGTGTATTCCCTAATGATATTTCAAGTTTGCCGCCAAAGCGTGATGTGGAGTTCTCTATAACGTTGAAGTCAAGGAGACTATCAATCTCAAAGGCGCCTTATCGTTTAGCACCTACAGAAATGAAAGAGCTAAAAGATTAA
- the LOC124926343 gene encoding floral homeotic protein PMADS 1-like — MARGKIQIKRIDNDTNRQVTYSKRRNGLFKKAGELTVLCDAKVSIIMLSSTGKLHEYISSSISTKQLFDHYQNTLAVDLWSSKYQRMQEHLKKLKEVNRLLRMEISQRMGENLGQLCYEEVTKLEQDVDSSLQQIRDRKFKVLGNQIEIHKKKLRNVEQTHRNLLQQFGFREEEEAQYGLVENEGGWL; from the exons ATGGCCAGAGGAAAGATCCAGATCAAGAGAATCGACAATGATACTAACAGACAAGTAACCTACTCTAAGCGCCGTAATGGGCTCTTCAAGAAGGCAGGTGAACTTACTGTTCTATGTGATGCTAAGGTCTCCATCATCATGCTCTCAAGCACTGGAAAACTCCATGAATACATCAGCTCCTCCATTTC GACAAAACAGTTGTTTGATCATTACCAGAACACACTGGCGGTTGATCTTTGGAGCTCAAAGTATCAg AGAATGCAAGAGCACTTGAAGAAACTAAAAGAAGTGAATAGACTTCTTAGAATGGAGATTag CCAGAGGATGGGTGAGAATCTGGGTCAGCTTTGTTATGAAGAAGTGACGAAACTCGAACAAGATGTGGACAGTTCATTGCAGCAAATCCGAGATCGTAAG TTTAAGGTGCTTGGAAACCAGATTGAGATTCACAAGAAGAAG CTGAGGAATGTGGAACAGACTCATAGAAACTTACTCCAGCAATTT GGTTTTAGGGAGGAAGAAGAAGCACAGTATGGATTGGTTGAGAATGAAGGGGGTTGGCTGTAA
- the LOC124928169 gene encoding protein CLT2, chloroplastic isoform X1, whose translation MGCSSLPASYAVCSNFHINAPSLPILSTMSLHPRSRHRSFHLSPSLFNNGLKNRILLLKDINKSSSHTNQKFSIRSSSTSSGEASLNIKLVIVCSSITVMLAVANRVLYKLALVPLKQYPFFLAQLNTFGYVAIYFVILYIRYRKGIVTDEMLSIPKGTFIIIGILEALGVAAGMSSGAMLPGPTIPILNQTFLVWQLAFSSLLLGRTYSWNKIAGCLLVIAGIVVAVASGDGQMLSGIELVWPILMVASSSFQAGASILKESIFVNATSRLKGKSLDIFVVNSFGSGFQALFVFLLLPFLSSLKGIPFSELPTYIMNGAGCFLNVGGNTVGCNGAPLLPLLYIVTNIAFNISLLNLLKISSAVVSSLASMTSVPISIYILSRPLPYLQDGASLSRFFLLGIIILLIGLLLYNMPPLRTKKDP comes from the exons ATGGGATGTTCATCTCTTCCGGCAAGTTACGCCGTTTGCTCCAACTTCCACATCAATGCTCCTTCTCTACCAATTCTCTCAACAATGTCATTACACCCGAGATCCAGACACCGTTCCTTTCATCTTTCTCCTTCTCTGTTCAATAATGGTCTCAAGAATCGAATTCTCTTGCTGAAGGACATCAATAAGTCCTCTTCGCACACGAACCAGAAATTCAGCATCCGTTCTTCGTCAACAAGTTCAGGAGAAGCCTCTTTGAACATAAAACTCGTCATAGTTTGCTCCTCTATTACCGTTATGTTAGCTGTCGCGAACCGCGTACTCTATAAGCTCGCGCTTGTACCATTGAAGCAGTATCCGTTCTTCCTGGCTCAACTCAATACGTTCGG GTATGTGGCGATTTATTTTGTAATCTTATACATAAGATATCGCAAGGGGATTGTAACGGATGAAATGCTGTCCATCCCAAAAGGAACGTTTATTATAATTGGTATTCTAGAAGCTCTTGGAGTTGCTGCTGGGATGTCTTCTGGAG CGATGCTTCCTGGACCAACGATTCCTATTCTTAACcag ACATTCCTAGTCTGGCAATTGGCCTTCTCTAGCCTTCTTCTAGGGAGAACATACTCATGGAACAAAATTGCTGGGTGTTTGCTTGTAATTGCAGGTATAGTTGTGGCAGTTGCAAG TGGTGATGGCCAAATGTTATCTGGCATTGAGTTGGTTTGGCCTATCCTAATGGTTGCATCAAGTTCTTTTCAAGCTGGTGCATCTATTCTCAAG GAATCAATATTTGTCAATGCAACATCTCGCCTCAAG GGAAAGTCGCTTGATATCTTTGTCGTCAATTCTTTTGGTTCTGGCTTCCAG gCTCTTTTTGTATTCCTCCTCCTGCCTTTTTTGTCGAGCTTAAAAGGCATACCTTTCTCTGAACTCCCCACCTATATTATGAATGGTGCTGGTTGCTTTCTGAATGTGGGAGGTAATACAGTAG GTTGCAATGGAGCTCCTCTATTACCTTTGCTTTACATAGTTACCAATATAGCTTTCAACATATCATTGCTCAATCTCCTAAAGATCTCCTCAGCAGTTGTTTCTTCTCTTGCATCAATGACATCAG TTCCAATATCGATTTACATATTGTCTCGTCCATTACCTTACCTTCAAGATGGTGCGAGTTTGAGCCGCTTCTTCCTGTTAGGCATTATAATACTCTTGATTGGTCTTCTTCTCTACAACATGCCTCCTCTTAGAACCAAAAAGGATCCTTAA
- the LOC124928169 gene encoding protein CLT2, chloroplastic isoform X2, translating to MYVAIYFVILYIRYRKGIVTDEMLSIPKGTFIIIGILEALGVAAGMSSGAMLPGPTIPILNQTFLVWQLAFSSLLLGRTYSWNKIAGCLLVIAGIVVAVASGDGQMLSGIELVWPILMVASSSFQAGASILKESIFVNATSRLKGKSLDIFVVNSFGSGFQALFVFLLLPFLSSLKGIPFSELPTYIMNGAGCFLNVGGNTVGCNGAPLLPLLYIVTNIAFNISLLNLLKISSAVVSSLASMTSVPISIYILSRPLPYLQDGASLSRFFLLGIIILLIGLLLYNMPPLRTKKDP from the exons AT GTATGTGGCGATTTATTTTGTAATCTTATACATAAGATATCGCAAGGGGATTGTAACGGATGAAATGCTGTCCATCCCAAAAGGAACGTTTATTATAATTGGTATTCTAGAAGCTCTTGGAGTTGCTGCTGGGATGTCTTCTGGAG CGATGCTTCCTGGACCAACGATTCCTATTCTTAACcag ACATTCCTAGTCTGGCAATTGGCCTTCTCTAGCCTTCTTCTAGGGAGAACATACTCATGGAACAAAATTGCTGGGTGTTTGCTTGTAATTGCAGGTATAGTTGTGGCAGTTGCAAG TGGTGATGGCCAAATGTTATCTGGCATTGAGTTGGTTTGGCCTATCCTAATGGTTGCATCAAGTTCTTTTCAAGCTGGTGCATCTATTCTCAAG GAATCAATATTTGTCAATGCAACATCTCGCCTCAAG GGAAAGTCGCTTGATATCTTTGTCGTCAATTCTTTTGGTTCTGGCTTCCAG gCTCTTTTTGTATTCCTCCTCCTGCCTTTTTTGTCGAGCTTAAAAGGCATACCTTTCTCTGAACTCCCCACCTATATTATGAATGGTGCTGGTTGCTTTCTGAATGTGGGAGGTAATACAGTAG GTTGCAATGGAGCTCCTCTATTACCTTTGCTTTACATAGTTACCAATATAGCTTTCAACATATCATTGCTCAATCTCCTAAAGATCTCCTCAGCAGTTGTTTCTTCTCTTGCATCAATGACATCAG TTCCAATATCGATTTACATATTGTCTCGTCCATTACCTTACCTTCAAGATGGTGCGAGTTTGAGCCGCTTCTTCCTGTTAGGCATTATAATACTCTTGATTGGTCTTCTTCTCTACAACATGCCTCCTCTTAGAACCAAAAAGGATCCTTAA
- the LOC124923958 gene encoding HIPL1 protein-like: MSSTCLLVVLSIFMLFLLVSSSFSLPLCTNSTAPFTPNVSLTFCPYNGTICCDGNGAGDLLLKNQFESMNISDPACASLLRSSICSKCDPFSA; encoded by the exons ATGTCCAGTACTTGTCTTTTGGTCGTGTTATCCATTTTCATGCTATTCTTACTTGTTTCTTCTTCGTTCTCACTTCCTCTATGTACAAattcaa CTGCCCCTTTTACGCCAAATGTTTCTCTAACATTCTGTCCCTACAATGGCACCATCTGTTGTGATGGCAACGGCGCCGGTGATTTACTCTTGAAGAACCAATTCGAATCAATGAACATCTCCGATCCCGCCTGTGCTTCTCTCCTTAGATCATCCATATGTTCT AAATGTGATCCGTTTTCAGCATAG